Proteins from one Athene noctua chromosome 20, bAthNoc1.hap1.1, whole genome shotgun sequence genomic window:
- the AIF1L gene encoding allograft inflammatory factor 1-like encodes MAARRRPSGGGLRRAPQDGRLEEINKEFLCDPKFSDEEDLEEKLAVFKEKYMEFDLNNQGEIDLMSVKRMMEKMGAPKTHLELKKMISEVTGGVSETISYQDFVNVMLGKRSAVLKLVMMFEGKAHESNPKPSGPPPERDIASLP; translated from the exons ATGGCGGCTCGGCGCCGGCCgagcggcggggggctgcggcgggcccCGCAGGACGGGCGGCTGGAGGAGATCAACAag gaATTTCTCTGTGACCCAAAGTTCAGTGATGAAGAAGACCTGGAGGAGAAGTTGGCAGTGTTCAAAG AGAAGTACATGGAGTTTGACCTGAACAACCAAGGCGAGATTG ATTTGATGTCTGTCAAAAGGATGATGGAGAAGATGGGGGCTCCAAAGACCCACCTAGAACTGAAGAAGATGATCTCCGAGGTGACCGGCGGGGTTAGCGAGACCATCTCGTACCAGGACTTTGTCAACGTGATGCTTGGGAAACGCTCTGCTGTGCTTAAACT GGTCATGATGTTTGAAGGAAAAGCCCATGAAAGCAACCCAAAACCTTCTGGTCCGCCTCCAGAGAGAGACATAGCCAGCCTCCCTTGA